Part of the Anoplopoma fimbria isolate UVic2021 breed Golden Eagle Sablefish chromosome 4, Afim_UVic_2022, whole genome shotgun sequence genome, gacaaaccaaacactgccTCTAGAAAGAGCCTTCTCGCGTTCTTACACACCCCTCCTGTAAGAAGTGGATGAACAAAATTGACAGAAGTTAGTTagaaaaaatagaagaaaatctTTCCATGCTCATTTGCTGGCAGACTTACAGACATCTGTTGCAGAGTGTTTGGTTTATACTGAGTCTAACAGATCATTAAATATCAAGGCAATGCATTCATTAGTTATTAATTCAGCAGGTTGCCATGTGAGATGAGTCAGTTGTAATCCACAAATCCAGTTGGGGGTCGGTCATGCTGGAGTCGGTTGGTCATTAAAGGACTGTTGGTTCATCCGTGACCCTCATCAACCACTTTTGGGCAACTAGCTGGAATCAATAGAACTTTTTCTCATTCTATACAAAGTATTTCCTCCTTTTGAATTACTGTAAACTGTACCtgatacaaacaataaaagcattttttgattttaatacAGGTTAATTCTGTAGGTAGGGGCGTTTCTTTCCAATACAAACTACTGCATGGAAAATACCCATGGATCTCAGTGCCTGGCTGTAATCACTAAATAACTACTGATCGACAACATTAATCGACTTCCTGCAGCATCAACTTGCACTAAAGATGGAAATCTGTACTTGTTGCCCTGTTTGGTCCAAGTTTAGCAAACTatatttgttataaaaatgaaagatcCTTATTAGCTTTGTAAATAGTAGTTTGGCTAAAACAATCAATGGTCTTCATTATGTCTGGGGTTTTCTCAGTTTTAATGGAGAGGGATGTGTAGCCATGATTTCATAGAAACTTCTCATCCGTGTTTTTAGTCCTCTCATTCAGTCGTTACTGGTGGTTAAAGATCATGTGATACAGTTTAAATTTCCTGAGAAAGCAGGTAAGCAAGCCTGGAGTTAGGACTGGGgtaaattattaattgtttaaataattttttatcCAAAAACGGCCAAATATTCTCTGGTTTAAGCTTCTCTCGTGTGatgatttggtgtttttctatgtttttttatctttgctaATTGATTGTCTTTGGGTTTGGGACTTTTGTTCGGAAAAACAAGACCTTTGAAGAGATAATCTATGGCTTCAAGAAATTGTActctgtatttttaaatgttttctaacaTAAAATAATTCACTGAATAATGGTGAAAGTAAGGGGTACTGTAGCTTTGCAGTGGTGAGAGCAGATAGCCAGGTTCAGTTAATACAAGTTCACACTGAGCTAAAAATCCATTATTATCTGCAAATAATGTGAATGCACAGTTCTCACATTGTTCTGTTGCTTAACAGACTCGAAGCCCCTGCAATGGTGCCTTTTTGTCGGGTTTTTTTGGCTGTGTTGCTCATTGTGCATTCAGGCATAACGAGAGCTCAAACGCTGTAGCTCCTGCAGagcaaaaatgaaaatcagaaTCTTCAAAACTCTTCAAAGACGGTACAAAGGAGAATCAAGCTTCTCAAAAATTGGCACAAGCGAGTCTAATGGCTTGGAAGCTCACACATAGGTAATGAACCACATTTTCGTCAGGAAAGGCCCAGTGTTGGCTTTTAAAAGCCACTGGAGCTTTTCCAGACACAACTTTCGCTGGCAGCTGCACACCCACAAATGGAAATGTGTCTAATGAGAGGCTTTTAGGggttattgattttttttcttccataagtTCGGCCGGCAGTTTTGCCCTTGACATACATTCGGTACAAGTATGCATATggagaaaaacaatgtaatataagatgtgtgcctgtgtttctctcagcagcaaaaaaataattttttctcCTTGGGTGCAGCTGCAAAAACCTGAACCACagcatttaaaaagttattacaCTTGTTAATGAGCCAATTATCTTAAGTCTCAAGTAGCACCAAAGACATTTTTGATCCCCCTTCCTCGCCTTGGGGCTCCGTCACCCCGGCTCACCCCGGCTGTACGCTCCTGTCCACGTACATCATTCATCCAGATATCTGCAGTGTAATCACTTGTGCAGAATCCCTCCCTTATATTCCTGAGAGTGAGGAACTTAAAGATGCAAgtcagcgttttttttttttttttttttactttgtgtgaCCAGAGCTGGAGGCTGTCATTACACTAATGCAGCACTGCTATCCAACAAAGGATCAGccaccaggaaaaaaaactccAGGACCGCAGACACACAGATCTTAAGATAATAGACTGCCCTACATAACAACATGACatgcatttctattttttaaatgtgcaatgaCTGATCATAATACCTCTGAAGCAGCAGAACTTTTTCATATAGTAGAAAGCCTGTCATGAGCTGTTTTCAAAAGCACAGTTTATACACTATGGAGGTTATCACTTAGGTGTGCAGCAGTTTTGAGAAGAGTAAAATCAGTAGAATCAGGCATGTGACCTGAGAGGTCTGCAGGTTGATTCCCATTGTGTGCCACTAAGCAATGCACTTAACCCCTATATCTCCTCCTTCAGTAGCGACCCGATGGCTATCACAAGAGACACTGACTGGACTGTGTGAACTCGAATCAGTCTCAGTCCACGCCCCCGGATAAATACAGATTAGATTTATTGTGTAATTTTGGATTTCCTTTCCAGTGAACAGGCAGGTGACATTTGTTAATGACCAAAGAGGAGAGATGCATTCGTCATGATAGACAGCAGGCTGTAAACTTCCCCCAAGATGGTGACTTTTAGAAAGTTCTCGCTTTTACTTGAATGCACTTTGTcatttaataattacatttgatGGAGCTGATATttaaacacagcaacacagtGAAACGTGAACACGATGGTTCTTTAGTTagatatatttgggttttggtgTGACCTGATAATAATTAGATTTGTGCCTGTATTGAGTGAGCAATGGGACATTTtgagcacttaaaaaaaaaaaagcacataaatTATACTTTGTACAGAAATGTCCATGATGAGAATCAGTTTAATGTGGCACTATTTCAAACAGTGAATTAGAAACAGTAGGtgattagtttttatttgtctcaaTCTGCTAGTGTGATTATCTATATTTTCTAGTGAAGTAGTGAAGGACTTAGACAAACAGCACAGCCACacaatagttgtgtttttttacaatttcagttacatacttAATGTATGGACATTTATAAAATTCcgtttttactttactttatttgtactttattaGCTTGCAACCTTAGCTTCCTATGGTGTCCCGAGTCCCCATAAGGGGTCATTCTATGTTCCTCATTGTAAGAGATTGGTACGGTCCATTTTTGCAGTTCACATTGTTTAAGAATGAAGGGAGATGGACTCTTCAAATGCAGgttgaatgttaaaaataaatttatcCACAGTGGAGATTTCACTGTCTAAAATCATGAAAACTGTCTGGCTGCGAGTGTGAGGGTGTATGTTTCAAGAAGTACAACATCAGTAAGCCTATAAACTGTAGAGGGTGCTCTCAACGTAACTGACTGATGGAAAAATCCATTTAACATTTGACCTAGGGAAAAAAACCTTGCTGAGATCATAAAACCATTTCTAAGGTCTCCTTAATGTGTCAAATTGAGATGATATTGAGCTGACAAACATAGAAACATGGGGAAATAGCTAGCTCCCTGCCAAATAAGCAGCAAGTTAGCTAACTAAGGTAGTTGGCTAACTTGAACATTGCTGGTTACACAGCCgtgtcattgtgtttatttatagatttttgtttttgtttattagcAGAAGTGCCCAACAAAAATTAAGCGTAGAGCCCTAAATTGAGTCAATGTTACAATAGCTAGCTGACTTACAGGCTAATGTAGCTATAGGCCTGTTAACGTTACCAGTTGACCTTTTACTCAAGTGAAATAGCAAAGCTGCAATGTAAGAAAAACATAAGTATTATtagtaaaagtaatttaaagtaTCAAATTGAAAAGCACTGAAAATGATCCTGTGAGTGCTgctctattatatattatgtcattggattattattactgatgcattcaaGGAGAAATATAATTGATCTCTAATAGTTTGTCAAGATGAAGCTAATTTTAGCTATTTTATATACAACTGAGTAGTTTAATCAACacacaatgcatcatattttataagctcATCCTATGCTTTGAAAGCAACATGTAACTCTCAATTTGtcaaacaactaaaaaaaacgTTTCCTTCTGAATTTTAGTAGAATAGAAGCATTAAGTGGCATGAAATGGAcatacttaagtaaatgtagtAATCCAATGTGAGTTACAAATTAGGCAATCATTAACGATTCTCATGAAATGAGGTGATCACACTGTTCGTTGGAATTGAACCAATGATGATCTTCAGATGACGAGAATTTCATACAACATATGATTCATGTGCTTGCAGTCCCAGTCTGTTTTGATGGCATGAAGTATAGTCTGATGTTAAAAGTGCCATAATTGCTATAATTAAACGATCTAGTGCTCCTATAGTGATCCTAATAGGAGCATGAACACTCACTAAATCATTCAAAGAACCTCCCCACATTGTAAATGCAATAGATTTTAGCAGAAAATGTCAGACAATGTTAGTCAGGGCATCTGCATGAGTCTCCTGAAGACATAATCAGCAATTAATCTACATCTTTTGATGATGTTTTTCCACGGTTTGTCTTCTATATAATGTTGACATCCTTTTAATTCTTCCATATGTAAATACACCTTGTGCATCCTGACAATATATGAAATCTCTTGCTATGCGTAGCTTAAACAGACAATCGtacagaaaatggaaaatgtcagGCAGTCCAATAACTCCCAATGCAAACAAAGCCTGTACTAAAGTTCCAGTGATTCAAAAAAGGGCATCACATTACCATTCAGACTGAAGTTTCATATAGTTTATACCACTATGTAAAATTTAGGTTTATTTATACCGCATTAAGTCACTTAAAGATAACATTCATAGGCAGTCGAGTAAAACCAAATGCTGACTACAGACCTTAGCTATTGCAATCCTTTTTTTGACAGACCAATATTGGTGAGTAACAAGCACCATGCAAGGTTAAAATTAATATGTAACAGAAGCAGAATTGCTCATTGAATCAGCTCCCTGGAGGGTGATCTTTAGAAAAgccttttactttatttctttatttcaaggTGTAAGAGTTAAGAAAGAAGGCAAAAAACATTCTCAGATACTTTCTCTAAAGGTTAAGGCAAATGTGTCTCTCCCCgctgaaaatgtagtttttcaaGTAGATTAAAGACAAACGAATCCAGCCCGGCTAACTCATTAAACTCGGTGGGATACTGCTGACCGGGGCGTCTGAGCTGCAGGTTGAATCGTGCCGCTGGCAGAGGCACACACCTTATTTGTTTGAAAGGGTCTGAACCCTAAAGTCTTGTTTTCTGTCAGAGTTTGCATCTTTCTTTGGACACCCCTCCTTGAAACTTTTAGGACACAAGCTCCCTGAAGACCTCTTTTGTCCTCCTGTCGGTTGCTGGCTTAATCGTAGGTTATAGTTGTATTTTTCACTGGCATGAAATTGTAGATGAAAGAGagaagcaggtttttttttttcctctatccTGTATTCAGCTCTGGCACTCAAAGCACAACTTAAGTAGCATGAGAGAGGGGAAAGCATCATCTCGCGGTTTGAAAAGGATAAGAGGAGGATTATTACACTGAGCCAGTACACTACTTCTTAAAGTGTCTCTCTCAAAGTGTCCCTGAACAGACATTTGGCCATGGATGCTCATTTGAGGGCTTTAATTTGACTGAAAATGGACCATTCCAGTTTGATTTACCACTGAGCGGTGTTGTCTAAAGGTGGGCACATAATCATGACAGCCAAATCTCCCTTTTTCCCTGTCACTGTTCTAGCTGTTAAGTGAAATTAGAAACAGTGAGGTTGAGATTGTTTTGATCGTCCCGGAAGGATCCTTGCCGTGAgctgatgtgtttatttgtgtgcgGTGGAgttaataaattatttcaagTCACAACAAATGGAACAATACGGGAGGCAGTGCTGCGCAGTTTCACATTTTTGGAATTGGAAACGGTGCAAGACCACCTGCAGTCTGTATCATATCCAGACAGCCTGCCACATCTGAGGGTGCATTAAAGGAACcccaaaattagtttttttctatcATAACTCCTTCTGctactttaaaacaaattagCTCCGGTGCATTCAGGCTCACACTGTCCCTCTGCTTCCTCCCACATACTCATTACCATTGATAGCAGTCATATCAATCTCACCAGTTATGGCTCATAGAAATAGCAGAGGAGTAGGACGGAAATGCAACTGTTTGCCATGGTCATCGGATTAGCAAAAAAGACAATGGAGATTGTTGttagttgtcatggtgacaacaCAAGTCAAGGGTAAGAGAGTGGATGTAGCACCAGAAACAGATGACTGGCTGGTGGGGAGTGAGGCTGAGCGCTGCCAGTGGCCACCAGCCTGATGTATGGCCCATTTTTCTGTAgtcagtgtagcattaaagcatcgCGGGATTAGCAAGCTAGCTGACTAGCCAGCTGTCCGCTAATTAGCGTGTTCATTCCACCATGTTTAAATGCTACGCTGGGTACAGAAAATAACCTGAAGAGAGTTCGCATTTATCTGCCGATAGCAAAACGCTTTTCTATGacaaagagtgtgtgtctgaagcACTAAGTTGTTAGTTCTTAATGATTTACTGTTACTCTAATTTGCTCTCTATGCTTCGTAACGTTACTACTCCACTGCTCATTTTAGTGATTACTTTAAAACCTCGCCTCGGTGAGTCTGCACCTTACCTCTGTTGCCGTAAGTCGGTTTAGTTTATATGGAAGTTAGCCCCATACAACGGTCGCAATGgcaaaaatacacataaaaatggcccCCGCTCTGACAATCCAGCTACGTTGATTTCAATGGCTATGTCCGAACTGCTCctactttatttctttcttagTGACGTTCTCTGATCTGTTAAATAACTACCACAAATCTGAACTATTTCTGAAAGTTTTCTTTACTTGAAACGTGAACTGCTATTAGCCTACTCACCCTGGAAAAACCGCTAGGCCTAAATAATGTGCTCTGATGCTCTGAAAGGAGCACtgcaaagtatttttaaaatgatgatgtcatagtgatgtcattaGGCTTATCTCTGTTTTGGCGAGGAGACTTCAAACTTATAACGGAAAGACAGAGGGTTTGTGGTTTTAAAGATGTCTCCCTGCCAGACTCTcctgttgcattatgggaaaagTAGGCTTTACCCACAGGTAGGACTAAAACTCAGTGTGTTTTGGCCTCTGCTTATTCGAATttgaattctctttttttaattgatgtCTTCTGAGTTCCCCAGcgttatgaaaacaaaataataaaccaCTGCAGTATTCCTTTAAAGTGGCCTTCAAAGTTGGagtcttttttgtttcaattatgGCTTGAAAGATGTGTTCCAGGTATTTTCCAAGATGACAATGATTAGAAAACGAATGCTTATATCGTAGACTGCATGGCTCTTGATTATTATATAAAAGAAAGGTTAAATTAATTAACTACACAGCTCCATAAAAAAAGTCGTCTGAAACCTTGAAAATCATGGTTTCAAACGACAGGGTTTCCAAAAGCTATTGCAGCAGCTCCATGACGTCAGATGAGGTTAAATACACTGTTTATTCACAAGTAAAAATGTCAACAGcaaacattcaaaacacaaactctGCTTTTGTTACACAAGCAAGCTGTTGCGTTCACGGACCTTGATTTGCCCGCACTGTCTGGGCCACATCACTCATCTGTTCATCTAGTCAGTCTGCCTGCTGCTGTAGCCTACACTACCAGGTGAGATGTTAGAAAAACATCAGGATGAGAAGGAAATCAGCTGAATTCAAACCCACTGCTGCTCTCCTACTTTGTAACTTACTGCTCTTGTGCGGGgatgttggaggaggaggaggaggaggaagaagaggatgagaagaagaagaagaagaagaagaagaagaggggaatAGTTTAAGCACAAAATCAATTGATTGTCAcagcggaggaggagaaacacGCTCCAGAGCGGCTATGTGTTGCATGCCTCAGCGGGGAAAATGTCCTCGTATGCGGGTGGCAGCTCGCTGGGGAGCGGGTAAGAGAAAGGGAAGCAATGATTGAGCTCCGGGTCCGTGGGCGAGTATCCCGGCAGCTCGATGGACGGGTGTCCCCCGCACTGCACTTCTGCACCTGTCTCGTCAAACACGTTAAAAACACCCAGGTTGATGTAAGACACCGGCTGGAAGTCCACCGAGCAGTCCCGCTCCTCGCTGAAGAGCATCGCCCCGCCGCGCTCCCTCTGACACTGGCGGCTCCTGGAGAACTGCGCCGTCTTGTACCTCTTGATCACCAGCAGGTTGATGAGCCCGAGGAGGCACTCCAAGGTGCTGAGGACGGTGGAGACGACCAGGCTGCGCTGGTACTCCCTCAGCTGCTCGCAGGCAGGGTTCGCAACCACCGAGTGGAAGCAGTAATGGGTGTATTTCCTCTCCACCAGGGAAGCCGTGTCTCCGTCCACCACCGCGCCGGAGAAGGCGGTGAGGACCCCCAGCAAGAACACCACAACACCGAGGAGAAAGAAATTCCTGCAGCCGGGCTTCTCCATGCAACAGATCAGCGCGGAGCCCAGCAGCACCTGCCCGACCCCCACCAGGAGCCCGGAGTAGAAAGCCCCGGCCGCGGCTCCGAGGTGGAAGTGCGCTCTCACCGTAGATCCCAACGAGACGCATCTTAATCCAACGACAACTTCGCTCAGGGCGCACACGAAGAGGAGGGTGCTGGAGAAGACGGTGCACAGTCCTTTCCCACTCAACTTCATTATATTCCACCTCTGCCGCTCTCGAGCCCTCTCCccccttcttcatcctccttcgTCTCCTCTGGAAGCGCTCTCACGTCGGGACATCATCTGCCGGTGACTCCTCCGGTTCAGAGCGGGCGATGCTGGCCTCTGTGGCGTCTCTCTCCCATCCCCGCCGCCTTACGggaatatataaataactaaTGCCCGAGACCGCGCTCCGTTTTGCACTTATCTGTAATCCATACGCAGGCAAAGATCACTTTACCCCCAGATCACCTAACCGCCCATCACACTCTGAAGGCACTCTCCTGACCAaaagtttttggttttttttttttttcttccttctcctgAAGAGGGAGTCTCATCCGCAGTCCGCCAAGTCCTCACGTCGAATGGTGTGTGGCGTTTTTGTggcagagaaggaggaggcAGCTTGAGCCGGAGATGCTCGAGGGTCCCGTGGACCAATGACCGATGACCCACCGGCCCCTCACATCACCTCAACACTCCCACAGTGTGTCTAAGGCCCCCCCGTGGTGGCTTTAaaccttttaaattaaaaggtgGCCAAACGACTTTTGGTTGGTGATcgagaaataaaaaaaccccaGCAGGAGCAGAAATCATTGGCTTTCAGGAACATTCATTTAGTTCACAGTCCCTGGTCGTAAAATCAGTGTGGTAGCAGTAGCTGCGAGTCAATGAACTTAATTAGTGCTGGTGCTAAACTGTAATCCTGCAAAAAGGTGGATATACTGATTTCCCCCCCCACACTTTGACATTGTATACTGCATACATACTGTGATGTGTCGACGTCAGCCCTGCATAATGTACTCATGGATTGTTGTTTGTCAGGTGGATCTTTCTGGAAATCAGAGACAAAAGCATTAATAATAGAGCAGTGCTGCTCTGTGctctgtccgtggtgctgaaacatCCAGCCCGGGCCAGATGGCAGCTGACTGCACTCCTCTACATCTTTTCCCTCTCAGCCAACCTcccagaaaaaacacaccaggtGTTTTTGTTGAACGCAGGAGAAACTATACATCTCAACTTTTATTTATCACAGATTTAATAACCCCTTGGGTAGGTGGGGATATAACTGTGGACTGTTTTTGTCCAAATGACCTTGGCGTTCGTGAGGGTCACTTGCTACAGGCAATCAGAGAGAAGCATAGAAAGGAGCAGAGGTGTTACAGGGTAGATTACTGAGAAATCTCTTAAGTCCCAAAACAAATGTAGAAGGACATTGAAAGTCGATGCTGTGATGTCAAACAGAAGTGGGCTAAAGGTAGCCTATGAGAGTGAAGTCCATGTTTATTCTGTTCTTTAGTTCATATTCCGGTGGTCATGCTGGATGGAGGAGCTCAGGGATCAGACTGGGTCAGATGAAGTTAAAGCAAGACTATAAGAGGCAGTAATCACAGAGGTGctctgagctaaatgctaacatcagcatgctcacaatgacaatgtgtgcatgtttatgaGTAGCAGTTATAATGGTTGCCATTTTagacacaaatattttaataataaatgtagaatataataaaatattgaaatgttgGAATGCGAAAAGTTAGAAGGAAAATGTGCATATCAAATGAAAGTGGTATGTGCTGAATAAAAGTGCTCAGTTGCAACATTTTGGATTATAAGCACTAAACTCTTTAGCTTTGCAGGTATTTGTAGATAAAACAAAgcattgaaatgtaaaaataaatgatggttTAAATAGACATTTCACAACACAAAGtaagtcaaagttttttttatggcaatccatcctgtagtggagatatttcagtccggaCAAATGTGTTGGACCGACTGAAAGACTGTCCTGCCATGCCAGATGCATTCCTCTGTGGATTGCAGTGTCAAAGACATGTCATAAACCCAAGCTagctgaaaatatttgaaaaattacaaaattagTTTCGGAACTGAGAAGCCTCAGAAGGCAGTCATTCACCTGAGAAAAGTTCAAGGATATGTAAAACGATGCTGTGAACAAATTGTTGCAGCTTGTTGGATTCGATTTGTTTCCAATTAATTTACTCTGGACGTAAAAACTTTCAGAGGACAAGCGCAACTTTTTCACTTAATGAACCAAACGTTTGATGGCTGCAGGTGAGAGAATAACACCAGGGAAAGCCCTCGCCCATCCATTCATCACAATGAGCCACCTCATTGACTGTACCAGTGCagctgccagtgtgtgtgtgtgtgtgtgtgtgtgtgtgtgtgtgtgtgtgtgtgtgtgtgtgtgtgtgtgtgtgtgtgtgtgtgtgtgtgtgtgtgtgtgtgtgtgtgtgtgtgtgtgtgtctgtctgtctgtctgtctgtctgtctgtctgtctgtctgtctgtctgtctgtctgtctgtctgtctgtctgtctgtctgtgtgtgtgtgtgtgtgtgtgtgagcgggaCTCTAATTAGGTCATTGCTACTTTGCATAGGTTTGCAGTTATTTGAAGCTGCTGTGAACGATGTGTTGATGATCTGCTGAGTGGTTGATTGATTGGCAGTCCTGCTTGCTGGCAGTGGGTGTGGGTCGCTTCAGTGGCAGCACTGACGATGTCGACACTATCACCGGCAGCAGTGAGACGGACTGGATCCCTCACATCACATCATTTGACCCAAACACACCGGGCctcagcaagaaaaaaaaaaaacagctcctaGTCTTCTGTTACGGTATTGTATAATGTCAACAGTTTGCTGATCAGCAGATTCAAACTAATCTTCACATTTGTTGTTCCATAATGTGGGCGTCTTTTGAGACTGTAGCTGTGATTAAGAGCTATACAAATAAACTCGGACCAGGCCAGCTCAGACAATGGCTTCAGTTAACTTAAGGTAGGAGCAGTCGCAGGCACGAATTTTAATCTTAGAAAAAACTACTGAATTCAATTGTCCAAAAAATTTGATGAAGCAGAAGTTGTTAACAGCCTCGGCCTTTCTTCAAGGCACAAGGAGAGCCCCGCTCACCTCCATAAAACAGGCAATTAACCTGTCATGGTCACA contains:
- the LOC129090094 gene encoding transmembrane protein 271-like, whose amino-acid sequence is MKLSGKGLCTVFSSTLLFVCALSEVVVGLRCVSLGSTVRAHFHLGAAAGAFYSGLLVGVGQVLLGSALICCMEKPGCRNFFLLGVVVFLLGVLTAFSGAVVDGDTASLVERKYTHYCFHSVVANPACEQLREYQRSLVVSTVLSTLECLLGLINLLVIKRYKTAQFSRSRQCQRERGGAMLFSEERDCSVDFQPVSYINLGVFNVFDETGAEVQCGGHPSIELPGYSPTDPELNHCFPFSYPLPSELPPAYEDIFPAEACNT